A genomic stretch from Arachis stenosperma cultivar V10309 chromosome 3, arast.V10309.gnm1.PFL2, whole genome shotgun sequence includes:
- the LOC130969064 gene encoding cyprosin-like isoform X1, with translation MGFNFKYVLVFISLMCVWCGRLRFSLASTDSSDGGLVRFNLRKRNLDRHSLSAARIKKASNAGDLGSDVNTDSTPNVVYLKNYLDSQYFGEISIGSPPQYFNVVFDTGSSNLWVPSSKCIFSIPCYFHSKYKSRISSTYTEIGTSCKIPYGHGSIYGFFSQDVVKVGDIIIKDQVFAEITKEGSLALLALHYDGILGLGFKDISIGEVTPVWYNMIDQGYIYQNVFSLWLNKDPVAEIGGEIVFGGINSRHFRGEHTYVPISQKGYWQIDVGDVLLANRSTGLCEGSCAAIVDSGISSIAGPTTVVTQINHAIGAQGYVSLECKSIIHNYGDKIWDALISGQLNPEILCANIGLCSHDKYQKDNVIETVVHDENLDGSTSKESPFCTFCDMIVFWIQVQLKQSNLKEKILKYVDELCEKLPSPEGQVFVDCNSIAAMPHISFTIGNRSFPLSPQQYVLRVEEGSSSVCYGGFVALDVPPPQGPLWVLGDIFLGKYHTVFDFGNQSIGFAEAA, from the exons ATGGGTTTCAATTTCAAGTATGTGCTGGTTTTCATTTCTCTGATGTGTGTTTGGTGTGGAAGATTAAGATTCTCTTTGGCTTCTACAGATTCTAGTGATGGTGGTTTGGTTAGGTTTAATCTAAGAAAGCGGAATTTGGACCGTCATAGTCTTAGTGCTGCGAGAATCAAGAAGGCTTCTAATGCCGGAGATTTAGGGAGTGATGTTAACACAGATTCAACTCCTAATGTTGTGTATCTTAAGAATTATCTTGATTCACAGTATTTTGGGGAAATTAGTATAGGTTCACCTCCACAATACTTCAATGTTGTGTTTGACACTGGAAGCTCAAACCTATGGGTCCCTTCTTCCAAATGCATCTTTTCT ATTCCTTGCTATTTTCATTCAAAGTACAAGTCAAGGATATCTAGCACCTATACTGAAATTG GCACATCTTGCAAAATCCCTTATGGCCATGGATCCATTTATGGATTCTTCAGCCAAGATGTTGTAAAAGTTGGGGATATCATCATCAAAGACCAA GTATTCGCTGAAATTACAAAGGAAGGATCATTAGCCCTTTTAGCTTTGCATTATGATGGGATACTTGGACTTGGATTCAAAGATATTTCAATTGGAGAAGTCACACCAGTGTG GTACAATATGATAGACCAAGGGTACATATATCAAAACGTTTTCTCTCTTTGGCTAAATAAAGATCCAGTGGCAGAGATAGGGGGTGAGATTGTCTTTGGTGGTATTAACTCGAGACACTTTAGAGGTGAACACACTTATGTTCCAATATCTCAAAAGGGTTACTGGCAG ATTGATGTTGGAGATGTTCTACTTGCAAATAGATCAACAG GGTTATGTGAGGGTAGCTGTGCTGCAATTGTGGATTCAGGAATCTCTTCAATTGCTGGTCCAACT ACTGTTGTAACTCAAATTAACCATGCCATTGGAGCACAAGGATATGTGAGTCTAGAGTGTAAAAGCATTATCCACAACTATGGTGATAAGATATGGGATGCATTAATCTCCGGG CAGCTAAATCCTGAAATTTTATGTGCCAACATTGGACTCTGTTCGCATGACAAATATCAAAAGGA TAATGTTATCGAAACAGTGGTGCATGACGAAAATCTGGATGGTTCAACTTCCAAGGAGAGCCCATTTTGTACTTTTTGCGATATGATTGTCTTCTGGATACAAGTTCAGCTCAAGCAAAGTAATCTGAAGGagaaaatactaaaatatgtgGATGAG CTGTGTGAGAAGCTCCCAAGTCCAGAGGGACAAGTATTTGTAGATTGTAATAGTATTGCTGCTATGCCGCATATATCATTCACAATTGGAAACAGATCCTTTCCTCTTTCTCCACAACAG TATGTCCTTAGAGTTGAAGAAGGAAGTTCTAGCGTCTGCTATGGTGGCTTTGTTGCTCTAGATGTGCCGCCACCGCAAGGTCCCCTATG GGTTCTTGGAGATATTTTCTTAGGGAAATATCACACTGTGTTTGACTTTGGTAATCAAAGTATAGGGTTTGCAGAAGCTGCATAG
- the LOC130969064 gene encoding cyprosin-like isoform X2 produces MGFNFKYVLVFISLMCVWCGRLRFSLASTDSSDGGLVRFNLRKRNLDRHSLSAARIKKASNAGDLGSDVNTDSTPNVVYLKNYLDSQYFGEISIGSPPQYFNVVFDTGSSNLWVPSSKCIFSIPCYFHSKYKSRISSTYTEIGTSCKIPYGHGSIYGFFSQDVVKVGDIIIKDQVFAEITKEGSLALLALHYDGILGLGFKDISIGEVTPVWYNMIDQGYIYQNVFSLWLNKDPVAEIGGEIVFGGINSRHFRGEHTYVPISQKGYWQIDVGDVLLANRSTGLCEGSCAAIVDSGISSIAGPTTVVTQINHAIGAQGYVSLECKSIIHNYGDKIWDALISGLNPEILCANIGLCSHDKYQKDNVIETVVHDENLDGSTSKESPFCTFCDMIVFWIQVQLKQSNLKEKILKYVDELCEKLPSPEGQVFVDCNSIAAMPHISFTIGNRSFPLSPQQYVLRVEEGSSSVCYGGFVALDVPPPQGPLWVLGDIFLGKYHTVFDFGNQSIGFAEAA; encoded by the exons ATGGGTTTCAATTTCAAGTATGTGCTGGTTTTCATTTCTCTGATGTGTGTTTGGTGTGGAAGATTAAGATTCTCTTTGGCTTCTACAGATTCTAGTGATGGTGGTTTGGTTAGGTTTAATCTAAGAAAGCGGAATTTGGACCGTCATAGTCTTAGTGCTGCGAGAATCAAGAAGGCTTCTAATGCCGGAGATTTAGGGAGTGATGTTAACACAGATTCAACTCCTAATGTTGTGTATCTTAAGAATTATCTTGATTCACAGTATTTTGGGGAAATTAGTATAGGTTCACCTCCACAATACTTCAATGTTGTGTTTGACACTGGAAGCTCAAACCTATGGGTCCCTTCTTCCAAATGCATCTTTTCT ATTCCTTGCTATTTTCATTCAAAGTACAAGTCAAGGATATCTAGCACCTATACTGAAATTG GCACATCTTGCAAAATCCCTTATGGCCATGGATCCATTTATGGATTCTTCAGCCAAGATGTTGTAAAAGTTGGGGATATCATCATCAAAGACCAA GTATTCGCTGAAATTACAAAGGAAGGATCATTAGCCCTTTTAGCTTTGCATTATGATGGGATACTTGGACTTGGATTCAAAGATATTTCAATTGGAGAAGTCACACCAGTGTG GTACAATATGATAGACCAAGGGTACATATATCAAAACGTTTTCTCTCTTTGGCTAAATAAAGATCCAGTGGCAGAGATAGGGGGTGAGATTGTCTTTGGTGGTATTAACTCGAGACACTTTAGAGGTGAACACACTTATGTTCCAATATCTCAAAAGGGTTACTGGCAG ATTGATGTTGGAGATGTTCTACTTGCAAATAGATCAACAG GGTTATGTGAGGGTAGCTGTGCTGCAATTGTGGATTCAGGAATCTCTTCAATTGCTGGTCCAACT ACTGTTGTAACTCAAATTAACCATGCCATTGGAGCACAAGGATATGTGAGTCTAGAGTGTAAAAGCATTATCCACAACTATGGTGATAAGATATGGGATGCATTAATCTCCGGG CTAAATCCTGAAATTTTATGTGCCAACATTGGACTCTGTTCGCATGACAAATATCAAAAGGA TAATGTTATCGAAACAGTGGTGCATGACGAAAATCTGGATGGTTCAACTTCCAAGGAGAGCCCATTTTGTACTTTTTGCGATATGATTGTCTTCTGGATACAAGTTCAGCTCAAGCAAAGTAATCTGAAGGagaaaatactaaaatatgtgGATGAG CTGTGTGAGAAGCTCCCAAGTCCAGAGGGACAAGTATTTGTAGATTGTAATAGTATTGCTGCTATGCCGCATATATCATTCACAATTGGAAACAGATCCTTTCCTCTTTCTCCACAACAG TATGTCCTTAGAGTTGAAGAAGGAAGTTCTAGCGTCTGCTATGGTGGCTTTGTTGCTCTAGATGTGCCGCCACCGCAAGGTCCCCTATG GGTTCTTGGAGATATTTTCTTAGGGAAATATCACACTGTGTTTGACTTTGGTAATCAAAGTATAGGGTTTGCAGAAGCTGCATAG